From the Aquirufa lenticrescens genome, the window ATGTGAAGCGCATCGGCTCTCGTTTGGTTTCCCTTCACGAAAGAACGTCTTTGTTAGATCCTGATGCGGTAGGTCTTATCGAGGTGAAAGCGAATGCAGAACCTGTGTTGCAGCGTTCATTTGCCTTTCATCAAGGAAAGAAAAAGACGCACGTGATTCACGTAGGTGACCCTGCTGGATTGCATTACAGTTATGACTTAAAACAAGGAGCGATTCTTCAAGTTTGGCGAGGTAAATTCCTAGATGCCACCCAAATGTGGGACAACCGAGGCGAGCCTCAGACTTCAGAGCCTTTGGGTTTAACGGTCATTCAAGACGGGAAATTCCCCTTAGCCTTAGCGCATCAAGCGCAAGCAGATTCAACGGATTTAGTCTATAAAGGATATCGTTTAGAGGCGGGACGTCCCATCTTTATGTACGAATGGACAGCGGCGAAGTTACGTGTAGAAGATCGCATTCAGCCAGCAGGAAATGGGTTAAAGCGTACGCTGACCTTAGTAGGTGCAAGTCCGCAAAAGACCGATGTAGAGGCTGTTTTAGCCACCGGACATCATTTGTCCATCTTACAAAATGGCCTGGCTTCGCAACCAGGTAACTTTATCGAATGGAAAGGGGCCACTGCTGAACTATTGAAAATAGCTTCCGGTGCTCAACAGATTCGTGTGCCATTTTCTGGGGCACAATTCACTTATGACTTGATTTGGTAACGATGAAAAAATATACAGCCTTTGTTTTATTGTTTGCAGTAGCCCTAGGGGCGTTTGCGCAAACAAAACCGGCTCCTAAAAAGGAGCAAGATTATTACGAAATTAAGACACTTCCGATCCCCAAAGAGATCTATCTAGAGGTGGGCGGCTTGGCAACGATGCCGGATGGCCGTTTGGCGGTCAGTACGCGGAGAGGGGAGATTTGGATTGTGGAAAATCCCTACCAAAAAACAAGTCACCAAACCTATTACCGTCGTTTCGCGAGCGGATTGCACGAGGTGTTAGGCTTGGCTTACAAGGATGGCGCATTTTATTGCTCACAACGCGGCGAGTTAACAAAGATTTCGGATACCGATCGCGATGGAGTAGCGGATTTATATGAGCCGATCTATCAATTTGATTTGTCTGGAAACTACCACGAATACACCTATGGCCCTGTGATTGATAAGAACGGAGATATGTGGGTGAGTTTGAATTTAGCGTGGGTAGGTTTTGGCGAGGGGAAGTTTGCCAAATGGCGTGGCTGGTTCGTGAAAATCACCCCAGACGGCAAATTAGAGCCTTTTGCCGGTGGTTTGCGTTCTCCAGCGGGTTACAGTTTTAACGAGGAGGGAGACTTGTTCTACGGCGAAAACCAAGGAGATTGGGTCGGTTCTGGTCGTGTCACGCATTTAGCTAAGGGTGAATTTGCTGGGAATCCAGGCGGTCTTAAATGGGCGAAAGAACCCAATAGCCCCTTGAAACTTAGCTTAGAAGAGATTCAAGATAATGGTTCGCCTATGTTTGAGGCGGCGAAGAAAAATCCTAAGATCAAATTACCAGCTGTTTGGTTTCCTCACGCGATTATGGGGATTTCCACTTCAGACATATTGCAAGACACCACTAAGGGCAAGTTTAGCCCATTTCCCGGCCAGTATTTCGTGGCAGACCAAGGGCAATCCAAGGTAATGCGTATGGGGCTGGAGAAAGTGAATGGGGTGTACCAAGGTTTTGCCATCAACTACCGCGAGGGATTCCAGTCGGGTATTTTGCGCGAACGTTTTGGCTTGGATGGTAGCATGTTCGTAGGTATGACCTCTCGTGGCTGGGGAAGTACTGGGAAAGATGATTTCGGTTTGCAACGATTGTTTTGGAATGGAAATATGCCATTCGAAATCGATATGATCAAAGCGAAGTCAGATGGTTTTGAGTTTAGCTTTACACAGCCAGTGGATGTGAATTCCGTGAAGAAAGCCGCTTCTTATGCGATTCGGTCGTATATATACAAATATCAACACCAGTATGGTAGCCCGATTATCGAATTAAAAGACTTGAAAATCAAAGGGGTGGAAGTGTCAGCAGATCGCAAGAAAGTACGCATTTCCATTGATGGAATTCGCCAGTTCTTTATCCATGAATTCACCTTGAAAGGGGTGTTGAATGAGAAAGGGGAGCCATTATTGCACGAAACGGCTTATTATACCTTGAATGAGATTCCAGCGGGTCCTGCTTTAGTGGCGGCGGCACCTCAAGATCAAATCTTCACGAAGGTGACAGAAATAAGAGTGGTAAAAAATTCGATGGGTTATGAATTAGGGATTGCGGGTCTATTGAAGAAACATACTTGTTCCGCTTGCCACGCGAAAGACAGTAAATTAATAGGACCTGCCTTTACGGAAATCGCCAAACGTAATTATTCGAACCAGAAGATTTTAGAATTAGTATACAAACCTAATCCGCAAAACTGGCCAGACTTTGCTACGGAAATGGCGCCCATGAGTCATGTACCTAAGGCGGACGTTCTAAAGATCGCAGGTTGGATTAATGGTCTGAGAGAAACAGAAGGGCTAAAGAACCGCGACTAAATGAAAAAGCTCTCTGCGATGAACAGAGAGCTTTTTTTATAAGTAATATTATGCTTATTTCTTTGCAGCTACGCTACCTTGAATCGCTAAAACGATTTGAGAAACTTGACCGTTGTTAATCACGGTAACCGTTTTGTTAAAGTTTCCTGGGCGACCTGCAGAATTATAAGAAGCCGTTACTTTACCTGTTTTACCTGGCATAACTGGCTCTCTTGTCCAATCTGGAGTAGTGCATCCGCAAGATGGCTGAACGTTAGAAATAACGACTGGAGTTTTTCCTGTATTCGTGAATTCAAAGCTATAGGTAGCGATTGTTCCCTCCGTGATTGTTCCGAAATCGTGCTTTTCTTGTTTGAATTTTAAAGCACCTTGCGCGTTCGAAGTGAAGGCAAAGCCTAAAACAAGCGCAAATAGGGCGATTAATTTTTTCATATCTAATTTCATTGGTTTTATATACGATTCAAATCTATAAACAATAAAAGATTTCGGCAAGTTTCTTGTCCGGATTCTGTTTGGACGCCGAGGATTTTGTTGTATTTTTACGTGTTTAATAAGACCAAGCATTTGAATTCATTTACTTTTTCTAATCCTTCACTTTCCTTCGATCCTGCCCAGGTGCTCGAGGACTATCGTTTGGCTGCTATTAGCCGTGCTTGTAGTCTTTTGGTGCGTAAAGAAGTATTTTCTGGACGGGCGAAGTTTGGTATTTATGGGGATGGTAAAGAGTTGTGCCAAATTGCTTTAGCGCGTTCCATGCGCCCCGGTGACTATATATCTGGTTATTACAGAGACCAAACCATTGGTGCTGCGATCGGGGATTTAACATGGCCACAGTATTTCGCGCAATTATACGGTCATCCGGACATTCAATTTGATCCGCATTCAGGTGGACGTCAGATGAATAATCACCATGCTACGCGCTGGTTAGATGAGGACGGAAAATGGTTAGACCAAACTTCTCGTTACAATACGGTAGCAGGAATTTCGTCCACGGCAGGTCAAATTCCACGCGCTCTAGGCATTGCCTATGCCTCTAAAATGTACCGCGAAAGAGCGGATTTGAAAGAGCATGAGGCGCTTTTCTCTAAACAAGGTCAAGAAGTTTGTTTCACCACGATTGGGGATGCATCCACGTCTGAAGGAATGTTTTTGGAGTGTATCAATGCCGCTGGAGTATTACAAATTCCCATCGTCTTTTCAGTCTGGGATGATGGTTATGGAATCTCGGTTCCTATTGAGTTTCAAACGACAAAATCATCTATTTCGAAGGCTCTAGCTGGTTATCAGCGTAATGAGCTGGAAAAAGGATTAGAAATCATACAAGTGAAAGCCTGGGATTATCCAGGTTTAGTGGCGGCATATCAAAAGGCAACAGAACTAGCTAGAAAGGACTTTGTTCCTTGCTTAGTTCACGTGGTAGAATGTACGCAACCACAAGGTCACTCCGCGTCCGGATCACATGAACGCTATAAGTCAGCTGAGCGTCTAGCGTGGGAGTTAGAGGCGGATTGTAACGTGTTATTCCGTCAATGGGTATTGTCTCAAAAAATCGCCTCAGAAGAAGAGCTAAAAGCGATCGATGAGGAGGCTGTTATTTTAGCACGTAAATACCAAAAAGAAGCCTTTGCAGCCTATATGGCCTCAGTAGATGTGGATAAAAAAGGGTTTTTACGTATCGCAAAGAACCTGTTAGAGTCCACGAATGAGCCAGGGTTATTGCAGCCCATTATTGATGAATTAAACGCCCTTCCTTATCCTATTTTTAGTGATTTAGTGCGGGCTGGTCGCAAGACTTTGCGTGCTTTTCGTTTCTATCAAGGGCCTGCGGTTAAGTTGCTACGTAAATGGCTAGATGACCTCGAAAAATTGAATCGAAGACGCTTTAGCTCGCATCAAATGAGTGAGTCAGACGAGTCGCCTTTGTTGATTGAAGGGGTTAAGCCAACCTATGAAAAAGAGCCGTCCTTAGTAGACGGAAGAGAGATTTTAAACAAGGCATTTTCGCAGTTCTTGCAAGATCCACGCGTATTTATCTTAGGAGAGGACGTAGGGAAAATAGGGGACGTGAATCAAACATTGGCAGGGTTACAAGATATCTACGGTCCATTGAAAGTAACGGATACGGGTATTCGCGAAGTAAGTATTGTAGGCCAAGGAATTGGTGCCGCGATGCGCGGTCTAAAGCCTATTGTTGAGATTCAATATTTGGATTATATATTTTACCCTTTCCCTATTTTGTCGGATGATTGGGCTTGTTTGCATTATAGAACAGCAGGAGGTCAAAAAGCACCCATGATTCTTCGCACGAGGGGTCACCGTTTGGAGGGGATTTGGCATTCTGGAAGTCCGATGGCCGTTTTAATTAATGGTTTGCGGGGAGTACATTTCTGTGTGCCTCGTAATATGACTCAAGCGGCGGGTATGTACCGCACGCTTTTAAAGGGCGATGATCCGGGTATTGTGATCGAATGTTTGAACGGATACCGTTTGAAAGAGCCCATGCCGTCTAATTTGACAGAAATTGAGGTGCCATTAGGCATTCCTGAAATATTGCGTGAGGGGACTGATATTACCGTGGTGACCTATGGTTCGATGTGCCGGATTGTGATGGAAGCGGCGGAGACGTTGGCGGGATTAGGAATTTCTGTGGAAGTAATTGATGCACAGACTTTATTGCCTTTTGATCGCCATCACAGCATTTTGGCTTCTATTCAAAAGACACACCGCGTTATTTTTGCCGATGAAGATATGCCAGGAGGCGCATCTGCCTATATGATGCAAGAGGTGTTGGACAAACAGGGAGCCTTTACCTGGTTAGAAAGTCCAGCCGTTTGTATCGCAGCGACGGCTCACCGTCCTGCCTATAGTTCGGATGGGGATTATTTCTCCAAACCGAATACAGAAAATATCGTAGATGCCGTCTACGAAATCATGCGCGAATCGGATCCTTCGACCTACCCAGCCATCTATTTTTAAGATGAAAGCCTATTTCAAATCGATATTGGATGGAATTCAAAGCACTCGAAAGGGGATGGCTTTGACGTGGAAGCACGCTTGGGCGGCCCGCAACCAGCGTGGCATTCAAAATGTCCAAGATCCTGATTATTTTAATCAAAAGGCTGGTATTGTAACGCTACAATATCCGCAGCAACAAATACCTACTCCCGTTAACGGACGCTACCAATTACACAATGAGATGGACGATTGCATTGTCTGTGATAAATGTGTGAAAGTATGTCCGGTGGATTGCATCGAAATCGATCCGATCAAAGCGACGGGTTTAGTAGGAACGGCATCGGATGGTTCACCTATTCGATTATATGCCGCGAAATTTGATATTGATATGTCCAAATGCTGCTTCTGCGGCCTTTGTACCACGGTTTGTCCGACAGAATGTTTGACGATGACCTCGGAATATGATTTCTCTGTCTTCGACGTAAAAGAACATAACTTTGAATTCGCGAATTTGACACCCGAGCAAGCGGCTGAAAAACGTGCGCTGTACGAGCAATTTGTAGCAGAGAAGGAAGCGGCGAAAGAGGCAGCGAAAACGGCAGCACCTACCGAAGCGCCAACTGCTGAAACATCAGAAGAAAAACCTGCTACTCCTAAACCAGCCTTCAAACCAGCTTTCAAGCCTAGTTTTAAACCAAAGCCAAAACCAGACACCGAATGAGTCCCTTAGTTGTCGCTTTCTTGGTGTTAGCCTTATTGACGTGCGGAAGCGCATTATCAATGTTGTGGACGAAGAATTTATTGCACGCGGCTTTGGCCATGTTCTTAACCATGCTCGGCTTAGCCGGTTTGTACGTCTTAGCCTATGCGGACGTCTTAGCGGTCGCGCACTTATTAGTGTATGTGGGAGGGGTGTTAATATTGATCTTATTTGGGATTATGTTAACGAATCAAACGGATTCAGCCACCGGGAAGAACCACTTGATGACGCGGGAATCAGGTCGATTGTTGCCTTTTTCGATTGGATTATCTTTTTTCTTAGGCCTTTTCTGGTTATTCACGAAAGGACCTTGGATCAATAATTTGCCGGTGACCGGTGATTCTAAATTACGGGAAGTAGGTCTAGGCTTATTGACCGAGTATGCCTTTCCGTTCGAATTAGCAGGTGTGTTTTTATTGATTGCCTTAATAGGCGCCACTTTTGTCGCGAAGAGCCATGACTGATATTCCAGTAATCTATTTCTTGTGGGTGTCTGCTTTTCTGTTTGCGACGGGATTATCGATTTTGCTATTAAAGAAGAATACGATTTTCGTGTTAATGGGTATCGAATTGATTTTGAATGCGGCGAATTTGAACTTGGTGGCTTTTTCGAAAAATGATCCTTCGCTGCAAGGCCTGTATCTAAGTGTTTTCGTGTTAGTCGTGGGTGTTTGCGAGATGGCGATTGCCTTGGCGATTGTATTGCAAGTGTATCGAAACTACCGCGCGATCGAGGTGGATCAGTTCAAATCCGAATATTAGAGGTTTTCTAATTGCTTTTTGAATTTGAGGGCTTTCATTTTGCCTAGGACTTTGGCCAAATCCTCTTCTGAAGCCTCCTTCAGTTGTGCCACCGTCCCAAAAGCTTTCAACAACTTCGACGCCGTCAACTTCCCAATACCATCCATCGTCTCTAATTGCGAAACGATGAAATTCTTGCTCCGCTTATTTCTGTGTGCCGTAATCCCAAATCGGTGCGCCTCATCCCGCAACTGCTGAATCAGTTTCAGTGACTCGGATTTCTTATCAATATATAAGGGCAAGCTATCCTCAGGGAAATAAATCTCCTCTAAACGCTTCGCAATGCCGATGATGGGGATTTGTCCATACAAACCGATAGCCTTCAATGCATCACAAGCGGAACTTAGCTGGCCTTTTCCTCCATCGACGATGATTAAATCAGGTAATTCAGCTTCTTCTTCTAAAAGTCGTGTATACCGACGGGTAATCACTTCGTACATAGTCGCAAAATCGTCCGGACCTTCGACCGTTTTAGGTGTGAAGGTGCGGTAATCTTTCTTAGATGGTAGCGAATTCTTGAAACACACCATCGCAGAAACTGGATTTGTGCCTTGCAAGTTCGAGTTATCGAAACATTCAATGTGTTTAGGCAAATCGTTCAAGCGCAAATCGTTTTTCAACTTGATCATCACGCGCATCTTGCGATCGCCACCACTTTCTTCCGCCGCCTTGCGATCTGCCTTCTCTTTTCTAAAGTACAAGACGTTCTTCAAAGACATATCCAATAGCTTCCGCTTGTCGCCTTGACTAGGCAGCGTATTTTTTGCGCCCTCAAATTCGATCGACATTGGGATGTTGGTAATAATTTCTTTGGCCTTACTTTGAAATTGATCGCGCTTCTCCCAAATCAACATCGTTAACAACTCCGCCTCATCCTCTTCTAATTTCTTTTTCACCTCCCAGGTCTGTGACTGTAAAATCGTCCCATTGATGACCTTCATGAAGTTAATATAGGCCAAAGACTCATCCGACACCATCGAAAACACATCTACATCGTGGATAGAAGGATTCACGACAGTCGACTTCGCTTGGAAGTTTTCCAATAGCTGCCACTTCTCTTTCCACTCCTGTGCCTGCTCAAAAGCGAGGCGGGTGGAGGCATCCTGCATTTGGCCAATAAAAAAGGTCTTCGCCTTCTGGTAATTCCCCTTCAAAATTTGCGACACTTGATCGATGTATTCCATATAGCGGGACTCTTGCTCCAAACCCTCGCAAGGGCCTTTGCAATTCCCAATATGGTATTCTAAACAGACCTTGTATTTCCCTGTTTCTACGTTCGACTCCTTTAAATTCAACGCGCAAGTCCGCAAAGGATACAGCTGGTGCAACATTTCGAGAAGCGCATTCATTAATTTGGGATTCGCATAGGGGCCAAAAAACGTTCCCAAGGAATGGTTAATTCTCCTTTCTGTAATTAAGCGAGGAAAACGCTCGCGGGTTAAACAAATAAACGGATAGGTCTTGTCGTCTCTTAATAAGATGTTGTACTTCGGTTGAAATTGCTTGATAAGCGTGTTCTCTAAAAGAAGTGCATCAAATTCCGAGTGAACAATCGTGAACTCCAGCTTCCTAATCTGTGAAACCAGTCGCCTCGTCTTATTGTCCTTGCCTTTTGTATTCGTGAAATACGAACTAACCCGGTTTTTTAAATTCTTGGCCTTCCCTATATAGATGATGGTTCCGCTTTCATCAAAATAGCGGTACACCCCCGGATCTTCGGGTAAGGTGGGTAGGATAGATTTAGGGTCAAAAGTAGACATAGGCCAAAAATAAGCAAAAATCTCTTCTTTGTGTTTTTTGTAATTATCTAAGGTGACTACTTCTTTCATTTATTCAGATTACCTCTCTGTTATCAGGTGATTAAGACAAGGTGAAATCACGACAAAAACCGCAATTCTGCCGACCAAAGACGTCTTCTGTATTGTATTCAACAGATCAAATAGGCCTTCTTAGAGCGCATTAAGGGAATACTTCTATTTAAAATAAAAAAAATGAAAAAATATCTTGCGAAAACTTGTGCAGGTTGTAAGAATTGGACATATTTGGCAGTATGTAATAGTGTAGCATAGTTGTGGGCGGTATTCTATTTCCGAATCATTCGCCATCCTACGTTGTACTATTTAAAGATTTGTTTGACAGTTAAACCTATTTAAAGAACGTAAAATTATTTATTAACCATTATCAGAAAGGAGGCCTATCGAACTTTAACACATGAAACCCAAAATTTAATTTAAAAACTAACTTAATCTTTATTATGAAAAACAATTTTTACCAAAGTCTACGAAGCTTTCTTTTGCTAGCGATAGTGATGCTAGGAAGCTTTTCGTCATTTGCCCAAGACCGTAAGGTTACAGGTAAAGTCTCTGGGACAGATTCTCAGGGAATTCCAGGTGTAAGTATCTTAGTAAAAGGAACAAACACAGGAGCTACTACAGATGTTAATGGTACATTCTCTGTAACTGTTAAATCTGGATCAGC encodes:
- a CDS encoding DUF1573 domain-containing protein; its protein translation is MKKLIALFALVLGFAFTSNAQGALKFKQEKHDFGTITEGTIATYSFEFTNTGKTPVVISNVQPSCGCTTPDWTREPVMPGKTGKVTASYNSAGRPGNFNKTVTVINNGQVSQIVLAIQGSVAAKK
- a CDS encoding alpha-ketoacid dehydrogenase subunit alpha/beta, producing MNSFTFSNPSLSFDPAQVLEDYRLAAISRACSLLVRKEVFSGRAKFGIYGDGKELCQIALARSMRPGDYISGYYRDQTIGAAIGDLTWPQYFAQLYGHPDIQFDPHSGGRQMNNHHATRWLDEDGKWLDQTSRYNTVAGISSTAGQIPRALGIAYASKMYRERADLKEHEALFSKQGQEVCFTTIGDASTSEGMFLECINAAGVLQIPIVFSVWDDGYGISVPIEFQTTKSSISKALAGYQRNELEKGLEIIQVKAWDYPGLVAAYQKATELARKDFVPCLVHVVECTQPQGHSASGSHERYKSAERLAWELEADCNVLFRQWVLSQKIASEEELKAIDEEAVILARKYQKEAFAAYMASVDVDKKGFLRIAKNLLESTNEPGLLQPIIDELNALPYPIFSDLVRAGRKTLRAFRFYQGPAVKLLRKWLDDLEKLNRRRFSSHQMSESDESPLLIEGVKPTYEKEPSLVDGREILNKAFSQFLQDPRVFILGEDVGKIGDVNQTLAGLQDIYGPLKVTDTGIREVSIVGQGIGAAMRGLKPIVEIQYLDYIFYPFPILSDDWACLHYRTAGGQKAPMILRTRGHRLEGIWHSGSPMAVLINGLRGVHFCVPRNMTQAAGMYRTLLKGDDPGIVIECLNGYRLKEPMPSNLTEIEVPLGIPEILREGTDITVVTYGSMCRIVMEAAETLAGLGISVEVIDAQTLLPFDRHHSILASIQKTHRVIFADEDMPGGASAYMMQEVLDKQGAFTWLESPAVCIAATAHRPAYSSDGDYFSKPNTENIVDAVYEIMRESDPSTYPAIYF
- a CDS encoding 4Fe-4S binding protein, translated to MKAYFKSILDGIQSTRKGMALTWKHAWAARNQRGIQNVQDPDYFNQKAGIVTLQYPQQQIPTPVNGRYQLHNEMDDCIVCDKCVKVCPVDCIEIDPIKATGLVGTASDGSPIRLYAAKFDIDMSKCCFCGLCTTVCPTECLTMTSEYDFSVFDVKEHNFEFANLTPEQAAEKRALYEQFVAEKEAAKEAAKTAAPTEAPTAETSEEKPATPKPAFKPAFKPSFKPKPKPDTE
- a CDS encoding NADH-quinone oxidoreductase subunit J family protein, with product MSPLVVAFLVLALLTCGSALSMLWTKNLLHAALAMFLTMLGLAGLYVLAYADVLAVAHLLVYVGGVLILILFGIMLTNQTDSATGKNHLMTRESGRLLPFSIGLSFFLGLFWLFTKGPWINNLPVTGDSKLREVGLGLLTEYAFPFELAGVFLLIALIGATFVAKSHD
- the nuoK gene encoding NADH-quinone oxidoreductase subunit NuoK, which translates into the protein MTDIPVIYFLWVSAFLFATGLSILLLKKNTIFVLMGIELILNAANLNLVAFSKNDPSLQGLYLSVFVLVVGVCEMAIALAIVLQVYRNYRAIEVDQFKSEY
- the uvrC gene encoding excinuclease ABC subunit UvrC yields the protein MSTFDPKSILPTLPEDPGVYRYFDESGTIIYIGKAKNLKNRVSSYFTNTKGKDNKTRRLVSQIRKLEFTIVHSEFDALLLENTLIKQFQPKYNILLRDDKTYPFICLTRERFPRLITERRINHSLGTFFGPYANPKLMNALLEMLHQLYPLRTCALNLKESNVETGKYKVCLEYHIGNCKGPCEGLEQESRYMEYIDQVSQILKGNYQKAKTFFIGQMQDASTRLAFEQAQEWKEKWQLLENFQAKSTVVNPSIHDVDVFSMVSDESLAYINFMKVINGTILQSQTWEVKKKLEEDEAELLTMLIWEKRDQFQSKAKEIITNIPMSIEFEGAKNTLPSQGDKRKLLDMSLKNVLYFRKEKADRKAAEESGGDRKMRVMIKLKNDLRLNDLPKHIECFDNSNLQGTNPVSAMVCFKNSLPSKKDYRTFTPKTVEGPDDFATMYEVITRRYTRLLEEEAELPDLIIVDGGKGQLSSACDALKAIGLYGQIPIIGIAKRLEEIYFPEDSLPLYIDKKSESLKLIQQLRDEAHRFGITAHRNKRSKNFIVSQLETMDGIGKLTASKLLKAFGTVAQLKEASEEDLAKVLGKMKALKFKKQLENL